From one Timaviella obliquedivisa GSE-PSE-MK23-08B genomic stretch:
- a CDS encoding ABC transporter permease subunit, which produces MSSRRAAFSPTQAWGLASLGAIAFSLLIAGVFQQDLVNSDGLPLLLRFFSASLHPDLSPDILQLTWQSSLITLSYAVCGTVLSLVFGLIAGVLASEVWWHSVLGNRQRNSSTARFPAQLPKFWLGIRTLLAFPRAIHELIWGLFFVNLWGLDPLTAILAIVIPFSAIVAKVFSEILDDTPRQSLQALLNSGVLPLNAFCYSLFPQAFLNLLSYAFYRFECSIRSAAVLGIIGAGGLGYQILLSLQSLRYEQLWTFFYALFVLNGLVDFSSAWLRRQLGCASRMNLNLKRVGSVGAGQPHRQGVGIILSIGLSLLVPYCFWYVHPDFSHLWTATTGQRLGELYRASQPPDWSIVPQLLSLSLETVAMSVLAIALGAIGGLLLAFPAAHNLFLPGGLLNSNQANRRNYLPLLGLLLSRAVLLLTRAIPAPIWALVVVFVLFPGILPGAIALGLHNLGILGRLMAEVIENLNQRPLEALKAQGTPASLVFFYGVLPLSTPQFLAYALYRWEVCLRETVIVGLVGAGGLGRLLMEQLSSFDYQGMVLTLSCFLLLTFVVDWVSANARRSIR; this is translated from the coding sequence ATGAGCAGTCGTAGGGCGGCTTTCTCTCCAACTCAGGCTTGGGGACTAGCTAGCCTGGGGGCGATCGCTTTTTCTCTACTGATCGCCGGAGTGTTTCAGCAAGATTTGGTGAACTCCGACGGCTTGCCCCTATTGTTGCGGTTTTTTAGCGCCAGCCTGCACCCTGATCTCAGCCCAGATATTCTGCAACTGACTTGGCAATCTAGCCTTATTACCTTGTCTTACGCCGTCTGTGGCACAGTTCTCAGCTTAGTCTTTGGGTTGATAGCAGGAGTACTGGCTTCTGAGGTTTGGTGGCACTCTGTTTTGGGCAATCGTCAAAGGAACAGCAGCACTGCACGCTTCCCTGCTCAACTGCCTAAATTTTGGTTAGGTATCCGGACTTTACTGGCGTTTCCTCGCGCCATTCATGAATTAATTTGGGGTTTGTTTTTTGTTAATCTCTGGGGGCTAGACCCCCTGACCGCAATTTTGGCGATCGTAATTCCCTTTAGCGCGATCGTTGCCAAAGTATTCTCAGAAATTCTAGATGACACACCTCGCCAATCTCTTCAAGCGCTGTTGAATAGCGGTGTTCTGCCCCTCAATGCTTTCTGCTACAGCCTATTCCCCCAAGCTTTCCTAAATTTGCTATCCTATGCCTTTTATCGCTTCGAGTGTTCAATTCGCTCTGCAGCAGTATTAGGCATTATTGGGGCGGGCGGACTCGGTTACCAAATTCTTCTTAGCCTTCAGTCCTTACGCTACGAGCAACTCTGGACTTTTTTCTATGCTTTGTTTGTACTCAACGGGCTAGTAGATTTCAGTAGCGCCTGGTTGCGCCGTCAATTAGGATGTGCCAGTCGGATGAATCTAAACTTGAAGCGTGTAGGCTCTGTAGGAGCGGGACAACCGCACAGACAAGGCGTAGGAATTATTTTATCAATTGGGCTATCTCTGCTGGTTCCTTACTGTTTCTGGTATGTTCATCCAGACTTTAGTCACCTCTGGACAGCTACCACAGGTCAACGGTTAGGAGAACTTTATCGAGCCAGCCAGCCGCCCGATTGGAGTATCGTGCCCCAACTGCTAAGTCTATCTTTAGAAACCGTCGCTATGTCAGTTTTAGCGATCGCTCTGGGGGCGATAGGTGGACTATTGCTGGCTTTTCCTGCGGCTCACAACCTTTTTTTACCAGGAGGTCTGCTAAACTCCAATCAAGCAAATAGAAGGAATTACCTGCCTTTGTTAGGATTGCTCTTGTCTCGGGCAGTGCTGCTGTTAACCCGGGCTATTCCTGCGCCTATCTGGGCATTGGTTGTGGTATTCGTGCTATTTCCAGGCATTTTGCCAGGGGCGATCGCTCTAGGGCTGCACAATCTCGGCATTCTTGGACGGCTGATGGCAGAGGTTATTGAAAACCTGAATCAGCGTCCGCTAGAGGCACTGAAAGCCCAGGGTACTCCTGCATCTTTGGTATTTTTCTACGGCGTTTTGCCCCTTAGTACGCCTCAGTTTCTTGCCTATGCCTTGTACCGCTGGGAAGTTTGTCTGCGAGAAACCGTGATTGTCGGACTAGTCGGAGCAGGGGGCTTAGGTCGGCTGCTTATGGAACAATTGAGTAGCTTCGACTATCAGGGAATGGTACTTACCCTTAGCTGTTTCCTGCTACTAACCTTCGTTGTAGATTGGGTGAGTGCAAATGCCCGGCGATCGATCCGATAA
- a CDS encoding phosphonate ABC transporter ATP-binding protein, producing MNAAPLFELKQVSHQFGNLQALKGVDLQIFSGDRVALVGSSGAGKSTLIRLLNGTLRPTEGEVWALGRNLNQLKPTRLRQVQQQIGTVYQQFHLVDNLRVIHNVNAGHLGRWSLFKALVSLLVPLEVETATQALAQVGISEKLYARTRDLSGGQQQRVAIARVLVQNPLAILADEPIASLDPTLSREVMDLLRLLCQQAGRSLVVSLHDVDFAQSHCDRIIGLQQGAIVFDCLSQEVSSTMLKDLYGGQKQGGRK from the coding sequence ATGAATGCGGCACCCCTATTTGAATTGAAGCAAGTGTCGCACCAGTTCGGCAATTTGCAAGCGTTAAAAGGCGTTGATTTACAGATCTTTTCTGGCGATCGGGTGGCGCTAGTGGGGTCAAGCGGAGCCGGGAAGAGTACGCTGATTCGTCTGCTAAATGGCACCTTGCGCCCTACAGAAGGAGAGGTTTGGGCATTGGGGCGTAACCTTAACCAACTTAAACCGACCCGGCTCCGTCAGGTGCAACAGCAAATCGGTACAGTTTATCAGCAGTTTCATCTAGTAGATAATCTGCGCGTTATTCATAATGTTAATGCCGGACACTTGGGGCGTTGGTCGCTCTTCAAAGCCTTGGTATCGTTACTGGTGCCGCTAGAGGTGGAAACTGCCACGCAAGCCCTAGCCCAGGTCGGCATTTCAGAAAAGCTTTATGCGAGAACACGCGATCTCTCAGGTGGACAACAGCAGCGGGTGGCAATCGCACGAGTGTTAGTGCAGAATCCTTTAGCAATTTTGGCAGACGAACCGATCGCCAGTCTCGATCCAACTCTGAGCCGTGAGGTCATGGATTTGTTGCGTCTGCTTTGTCAACAGGCAGGGCGTAGCCTGGTCGTCAGCTTGCACGATGTGGATTTTGCCCAAAGTCACTGCGATCGCATCATTGGGTTGCAGCAGGGCGCGATCGTGTTTGATTGTCTTAGCCAGGAGGTTTCTAGCACCATGCTAAAAGACCTCTATGGAGGACAAAAACAGGGAGGACGAAAATGA
- a CDS encoding putative selenate ABC transporter substrate-binding protein, translating to MKQFLLAGCLLLLSACTQAPTPASAPASAQPGSTQPFTTGAIPDQDPEKLQRLYSKLSQYLQAELKVPVVYKPVTDYTAAVTAFKVDDLDMVWFGGLTGVQARLQVPGASAIAQRDIDANFHTVLIATKKSGIQPIKDAKDLTLLKGRTMTFGSESSTSGRLMPQYFLQQAGVKLEDFKGQVGFSQNHDATLQLVTAGTYEVGAMNEQVWQKRLKAGEVDESKVQVIWRSPAYYDYHWVINPAVQQRYGSDFPQKVQAALLKLDPKVPEHKEILELFGAEKFIATQNDNYAQIEAVGRQIGKIK from the coding sequence ATGAAACAGTTTTTATTAGCAGGTTGTCTACTATTGCTGTCTGCCTGCACCCAAGCTCCCACACCTGCCTCTGCCCCAGCATCTGCCCAACCCGGAAGTACCCAACCCTTCACTACGGGAGCCATCCCTGACCAAGATCCAGAGAAACTCCAGCGGCTCTACAGCAAGTTGTCTCAATATCTGCAAGCAGAACTGAAGGTGCCTGTGGTCTACAAGCCTGTTACTGACTACACCGCAGCAGTGACCGCTTTTAAGGTGGATGATTTGGACATGGTGTGGTTTGGCGGACTGACAGGCGTGCAGGCTCGTTTACAGGTTCCCGGTGCCAGCGCGATCGCCCAGCGTGACATTGATGCCAACTTTCATACAGTTTTGATTGCAACGAAAAAGAGTGGCATCCAGCCTATCAAAGACGCTAAAGATTTGACCCTGCTTAAAGGACGCACGATGACGTTTGGCAGTGAGTCTTCTACATCAGGGCGGCTGATGCCTCAATATTTTTTGCAGCAGGCTGGCGTAAAGCTAGAAGACTTTAAAGGACAGGTCGGGTTTTCTCAGAACCATGATGCAACGCTGCAATTGGTGACGGCGGGCACTTACGAGGTGGGTGCTATGAATGAGCAAGTCTGGCAGAAACGACTTAAGGCGGGGGAAGTGGATGAGAGTAAGGTGCAGGTTATTTGGCGATCGCCTGCCTACTATGATTATCATTGGGTGATTAACCCAGCCGTACAGCAACGCTATGGGTCAGACTTTCCTCAAAAAGTCCAGGCAGCTTTACTTAAACTCGACCCAAAAGTTCCAGAACACAAGGAAATTCTAGAACTGTTTGGAGCCGAGAAATTTATTGCGACTCAAAACGATAATTACGCCCAGATCGAGGCTGTAGGACGACAGATTGGCAAGATTAAGTAG
- a CDS encoding dienelactone hydrolase family protein, translating into MKQKIIDLFDEYTHTALPRRIFFKRLVALAGSTAAATALLPLLENNYAKSAMVDEKDPQLTTEFLSYPGAGGNMKGYLAKPKDMPGELPAVIVIHENRGLNAHIQDVARRAALAGYVALAPDFLSPVGGTPDNEDQARTMISALDSQQTLSNLKSTLAFLQNRPDTTSKVGCVGFCWGGAMTNQLAVSAPNLGAAIAFYGSVPPAEAVPNIQSPLLLHYAGLDERINQEISGYETALRTAGKDYTISMYSGVNHSFHNDTNEARYDAEAAKLAWERSMTFFDYYLKA; encoded by the coding sequence ATGAAGCAAAAAATTATCGATCTGTTTGATGAATACACCCATACTGCTTTGCCTCGACGTATTTTTTTCAAACGGCTTGTCGCCTTAGCCGGAAGTACGGCTGCTGCAACAGCATTGCTGCCGCTGTTGGAAAATAATTATGCTAAGTCGGCTATGGTTGACGAAAAAGATCCTCAACTCACCACCGAATTTCTGTCCTACCCAGGTGCGGGTGGAAACATGAAAGGCTACTTGGCTAAACCTAAAGACATGCCGGGTGAACTTCCTGCGGTGATTGTCATCCACGAAAACCGAGGGCTGAACGCTCATATTCAAGATGTTGCTCGACGAGCCGCTTTGGCAGGCTACGTGGCTTTAGCTCCAGATTTCCTTTCTCCAGTAGGAGGTACGCCTGACAATGAAGATCAGGCTCGGACAATGATTAGCGCTTTAGATAGCCAGCAAACTTTAAGCAACTTAAAATCAACTCTAGCGTTCCTGCAAAATCGACCTGATACTACGAGCAAGGTTGGCTGTGTCGGTTTTTGCTGGGGAGGCGCAATGACAAACCAACTGGCAGTCAGCGCTCCTAATCTGGGAGCCGCGATCGCGTTTTACGGTTCTGTCCCTCCAGCCGAGGCAGTTCCTAATATACAATCGCCGTTACTGCTCCACTATGCTGGACTAGATGAACGAATTAACCAGGAGATTTCTGGCTATGAAACAGCCCTAAGAACGGCAGGAAAAGACTACACAATCTCCATGTATAGCGGTGTCAACCATTCCTTTCATAACGATACCAACGAGGCTCGCTATGATGCAGAAGCAGCCAAGCTAGCTTGGGAGAGATCGATGACATTTTTTGACTACTACTTAAAAGCCTAA
- a CDS encoding PAS domain S-box protein, which produces MPEDLPQPPVTSVPLPANETERLKALRRYNILDTPPEAAFDRLTALAARLFDVPIVLISLVDETRGWFKSCYGFDVSEVERDTTICSFALLYDDVLVIPDTRQDNRLVCNPFVQSEPGLRFYAGAPLITEDGFTLGTLCLLDTKPRDALTPEQTATLTDLAAMVIDELELRLAARKVARIDAALLEVTQGIAAATGEAFFYALVQHFAKVLEVDYAYIGLVADSEAEMLNTIAVCAKGETIDNFAYSLHGTPCQQVLRQKKLCCYPRDVQATFPYAPLLEPLQVESYIAIPIFDSHGTAIGLLGMMHGKPLENIQIAESLLTIFSLRIATELERQQTEKARQQAQDELQSLVEQRTIELSKTNELLRVEVVERQQAKATLETEQELLKALLDNVQAGIVACDADGILTLFNRSAREFHGLPEQPLPPEQWADYYDLYLPGGKTRMFKENIPLFRALQGQVVDKTEMMIVPKQGTPRTLLASGQAIVDAQGNKQGAVVVMHDITKRKQNEAELLISDVALQQMPDAILLTDLEGKIQRWLGNAEQIFGYTAAEAIGQPVSFLHHPDISPIMTAEMIQSIEDSGEFCGEVPCQRKDGSEVPIETTAKLVHDKDGNPIFFIGINKDITERKQAEAERAQLIREQTARLEAEADQQRSAFLVKVTTVLASSLNYEQTLASVANLVVPFFADWCAIDLLESNGEIHRVGVAHRDPEKVKLGWELHQRYPKQIDDAEGIAKVLRTGQAEFAAEISDAAIALITQDADHLKIIRELGLKSCIISPLIARGQILGAISFVTAESNRHYTRADLILAERIAHRAAIALDNARLYQGAQHAQQAAEQSAARLSRLQLVTAALSDSLTPTQVADVIVDQGIAALGANFALVALLNEANSELEIVRTLGYEAEQINGWHRFSLDAPVPLAEAVRTGQPIWAESSAERIIRYPHLRESYEQHDIGAWISIPLKVEGRALGGISFGFSEPQLLEAEDQAFILSLAQQCAQAIARTNLYEAEQTARNQAEAANRIKDEFLAVLSHELRTPLNPILGWAKLLRRGKLDESKTAQALATIERNAKLQSELIEDLLDVSRILQGKLSLNAYPVDLVDTIQAAMETVRLSAEAKMIQVEVVLDPHVRLVSGDSNRLQQVIWNLLSNAVKFSLQGGKVTLRLEQFDEQAQITISDTGRGIHPNFLPHVFDYFRQADGATTRKFGGLGLGLAIVRHLVELHGGTVKAESLGEGLGATFTVRLPLMPTQPVNLNHERSSERSCDLSNINILVVDDEADTRDFVAFLLGQAGAKVTAVASAADALLALAESSPDLLLSDIGMPEMDGYMLMQLIRKLPPDQNGQIPAIALTAFAGEINHQQAVSAGFQRHISKPVESDHLIEVIATLLSSN; this is translated from the coding sequence ATGCCTGAAGATCTGCCGCAACCGCCTGTCACCTCCGTTCCTCTGCCTGCCAACGAGACAGAGCGACTGAAAGCCCTGCGGCGCTACAACATCCTTGATACGCCGCCCGAAGCCGCCTTCGATCGCCTGACAGCCTTAGCAGCTCGCCTGTTCGATGTCCCGATCGTCCTGATTTCGCTGGTCGATGAAACCAGAGGTTGGTTTAAGTCTTGCTATGGCTTTGACGTGTCTGAGGTAGAGCGAGATACAACCATTTGTAGCTTCGCCTTACTCTACGACGATGTTTTAGTCATTCCTGACACCCGGCAGGATAATCGGCTGGTATGTAATCCCTTTGTGCAAAGTGAGCCAGGGCTGCGTTTCTATGCAGGTGCGCCACTCATTACAGAAGATGGCTTTACTTTAGGCACGCTCTGCCTACTCGACACCAAGCCGCGCGATGCTTTGACTCCTGAGCAAACTGCCACCCTGACTGATTTAGCCGCCATGGTGATCGATGAGCTAGAGCTACGGCTAGCCGCACGCAAGGTTGCCCGCATTGATGCAGCTTTACTGGAAGTAACCCAAGGGATTGCTGCCGCGACTGGAGAAGCGTTTTTCTATGCGTTAGTGCAGCACTTTGCCAAAGTTTTAGAAGTTGACTATGCCTACATTGGTCTGGTAGCCGACTCAGAAGCAGAAATGCTGAACACGATCGCAGTCTGCGCCAAAGGTGAAACTATTGATAACTTTGCCTACTCGCTACACGGTACGCCCTGCCAGCAAGTCCTTCGTCAGAAAAAACTCTGCTGCTATCCTCGTGACGTGCAAGCTACATTTCCCTATGCCCCTCTCTTAGAGCCTTTGCAGGTCGAAAGCTACATCGCCATTCCAATTTTTGACTCTCATGGTACCGCGATCGGGTTGCTCGGCATGATGCACGGCAAACCTTTAGAAAACATCCAGATTGCAGAATCATTGCTCACGATCTTTTCCCTGCGAATTGCCACTGAACTAGAGCGACAGCAAACTGAGAAGGCAAGACAGCAAGCGCAAGACGAGTTACAAAGTCTGGTAGAACAGCGCACGATCGAGTTATCTAAAACGAATGAATTACTTCGTGTTGAAGTGGTTGAACGACAGCAAGCTAAAGCAACCCTCGAAACGGAGCAAGAGTTGCTTAAAGCATTGCTCGATAACGTGCAGGCAGGTATTGTCGCCTGTGATGCCGATGGTATTCTAACCTTGTTCAATCGCTCTGCCCGAGAATTTCATGGACTCCCCGAACAACCCTTGCCCCCAGAGCAATGGGCAGATTACTATGACCTGTACCTGCCCGGCGGCAAAACGCGGATGTTCAAAGAAAATATCCCTCTGTTCCGAGCATTACAGGGACAGGTAGTGGATAAGACTGAGATGATGATTGTACCAAAACAAGGAACGCCACGAACGCTATTAGCCAGTGGACAAGCGATCGTCGATGCTCAAGGTAATAAACAAGGTGCAGTTGTCGTTATGCACGATATTACCAAACGCAAACAAAACGAAGCCGAACTGCTCATTTCAGATGTTGCATTGCAGCAAATGCCCGACGCAATTTTGTTAACTGATTTGGAAGGTAAGATTCAACGTTGGCTAGGCAACGCCGAGCAAATCTTTGGCTACACGGCAGCCGAAGCGATCGGTCAGCCCGTTAGCTTTTTGCATCATCCTGATATTTCACCGATCATGACGGCTGAAATGATTCAGTCTATTGAAGACAGTGGAGAGTTTTGCGGTGAAGTGCCTTGTCAACGAAAAGATGGCTCGGAAGTACCTATTGAAACGACTGCAAAACTGGTTCATGATAAAGACGGAAATCCGATCTTTTTCATTGGTATTAACAAAGATATTACTGAGCGTAAACAGGCAGAAGCTGAACGTGCCCAGCTAATTCGTGAGCAAACCGCTCGGTTAGAAGCCGAAGCCGACCAGCAGCGATCGGCGTTTTTGGTGAAAGTCACAACTGTGCTAGCTTCGTCGTTGAACTATGAACAAACTTTGGCGAGCGTTGCTAATTTAGTTGTGCCATTTTTTGCAGATTGGTGCGCCATTGATTTATTAGAATCCAACGGCGAGATTCATCGGGTAGGGGTGGCGCACCGAGATCCGGAGAAAGTGAAGTTAGGCTGGGAACTTCATCAACGTTATCCTAAGCAGATTGATGATGCAGAGGGAATTGCAAAGGTTTTACGAACTGGGCAAGCCGAATTTGCGGCTGAAATTTCAGATGCAGCGATCGCCCTTATCACTCAAGATGCCGACCACCTGAAAATTATCCGTGAGCTAGGCTTAAAGTCTTGCATCATTTCACCGCTAATTGCCCGAGGACAAATTCTAGGGGCAATTTCGTTTGTTACCGCAGAGTCAAATCGTCACTACACCAGGGCAGACCTCATTCTGGCAGAACGCATCGCCCATCGTGCCGCGATCGCCCTCGACAATGCCCGACTTTATCAGGGGGCACAGCACGCTCAACAGGCTGCCGAGCAGTCAGCCGCGCGGCTCTCTCGGCTTCAACTAGTGACTGCTGCCTTATCCGACTCGCTTACGCCTACTCAAGTAGCAGATGTGATTGTCGATCAGGGCATTGCTGCATTGGGAGCAAACTTTGCACTGGTAGCGCTACTTAATGAGGCTAACTCCGAATTAGAAATTGTCCGAACGCTAGGGTATGAGGCAGAACAGATCAATGGCTGGCATCGGTTTTCCCTTGATGCCCCAGTGCCTCTAGCAGAGGCAGTACGGACTGGGCAGCCCATTTGGGCAGAGTCTTCAGCAGAACGAATCATCCGTTATCCTCATCTTAGGGAAAGCTACGAGCAGCATGATATCGGTGCTTGGATCTCGATTCCCTTAAAAGTAGAAGGTCGGGCATTAGGTGGGATTTCCTTTGGGTTTAGCGAACCTCAACTGCTGGAGGCAGAAGATCAAGCTTTTATTTTGTCGCTGGCGCAGCAGTGTGCCCAGGCGATCGCGCGTACAAATCTCTACGAAGCAGAACAAACGGCGCGCAATCAGGCTGAAGCCGCTAACCGAATTAAAGATGAATTTTTAGCCGTACTTTCCCACGAGCTACGAACGCCACTTAACCCAATTTTGGGATGGGCAAAGCTATTGCGAAGAGGCAAGTTAGATGAATCTAAGACTGCTCAAGCTTTAGCAACGATTGAACGCAATGCTAAGCTTCAATCAGAACTGATTGAAGATTTATTAGATGTCTCCCGAATTTTGCAAGGAAAGCTCAGTCTCAATGCTTATCCGGTTGATCTGGTAGACACGATTCAAGCCGCAATGGAAACGGTGCGATTATCGGCTGAAGCAAAAATGATCCAGGTGGAGGTGGTTCTTGACCCGCATGTGAGACTGGTATCAGGAGACTCAAATCGATTGCAGCAAGTCATTTGGAATCTTCTTTCTAATGCAGTTAAGTTCAGCTTACAGGGAGGAAAAGTAACGCTTCGCCTGGAACAGTTTGATGAACAAGCTCAAATCACAATTAGCGATACAGGAAGAGGAATTCATCCCAACTTCCTGCCCCATGTCTTTGACTACTTTCGCCAAGCAGATGGCGCTACAACCCGAAAATTCGGTGGACTCGGTTTGGGTCTGGCGATCGTGCGTCATCTAGTGGAACTGCACGGCGGAACTGTTAAAGCAGAGAGTTTAGGTGAGGGACTAGGTGCAACCTTTACAGTACGGCTACCGCTCATGCCAACTCAACCTGTAAACCTAAATCATGAACGTTCATCTGAACGATCTTGTGACCTGAGTAACATCAATATTTTAGTAGTCGATGATGAAGCTGATACCCGAGACTTTGTTGCTTTTTTACTGGGACAAGCCGGAGCGAAGGTAACAGCTGTCGCTTCTGCTGCGGATGCCCTGCTCGCTCTAGCTGAGTCTAGCCCCGACCTGTTACTGAGCGATATTGGAATGCCTGAAATGGACGGTTATATGTTGATGCAACTGATTAGAAAGCTACCTCCCGATCAGAACGGACAAATTCCAGCGATCGCGTTGACAGCCTTTGCAGGAGAAATTAATCACCAACAAGCTGTTTCAGCGGGCTTTCAACGACACATTTCAAAACCAGTTGAATCGGATCATCTCATTGAAGTCATTGCGACCTTGCTTTCTTCTAATTAG